Genomic segment of Synechococcus sp. A15-28:
TCATGCAGTGGGGATTTGAGCGCAGCGTGTTTGTGGTGATTGTCCTGGCTGCCGCACGCTTTGAGTTTCTCCCCTTCATCTTCAATTGCTGGTTTGCCCCGGCTCTGATGGTGGGTGTGACCCTCGGGCTCTTCTTTGATTACCTGCCCCATCGCCCCTTCACATCCAGAAACCGCTGGACTAATGCCCGGATCTATCCGGGGCGTCTGATGAACTGGTTGATCATGGGCCAGAACTATCACCTGGTTCATCACCTGTGGCCATCGATTCCCTGGTTTGAGTACAAGCCTGCCTACGAAGCCACCAAGCCTCTCCTTGATTCGAAGGGATCACCTCAGCGTCTGGGAATCTTCGAGACGCGTCGGGATGGATACAACTTCCTCTACGACATTCTTGTGGGCGTCCGCAGCCACAAACGTCGCCGCGGAAAGATGCGTCGTGCAGCGCGATTCATGCCGATGCGATCTCTTCAACGCCACTGGCTGGGATTTGTTGATCGCATTGCCATCAAAACCGAGCCAAGGCGACCGATCAATCGCTGATTGATCAATCCGCCAGGATTTTCGGCACCCGGAAGAAATCTCCCTCCCGCAACGGCGCCTGGTTGAGAAT
This window contains:
- the crtR gene encoding beta-carotene hydroxylase; translated protein: MTQSSALHQQPRPVPTGYRSVPREFVDPPAAWNPTVALFLGGYVLAGFTIWGWFLGGLPLPFLLCTGFLALHLEGTVIHDACHNAAHPNRWINQAMGHGSALLLGFSFPVFTRVHLEHHAHVNDPKNDPDHIVSTFGPLWLIAPRFFYHEWFFFQRRLWKRWELMQWGFERSVFVVIVLAAARFEFLPFIFNCWFAPALMVGVTLGLFFDYLPHRPFTSRNRWTNARIYPGRLMNWLIMGQNYHLVHHLWPSIPWFEYKPAYEATKPLLDSKGSPQRLGIFETRRDGYNFLYDILVGVRSHKRRRGKMRRAARFMPMRSLQRHWLGFVDRIAIKTEPRRPINR